In the genome of Myxococcales bacterium, one region contains:
- a CDS encoding methyltransferase domain-containing protein, with amino-acid sequence MTQLKDTWTCHLCTEGEVVLVPGYAKLRRVTSDCRPWHRGGALGVCRSCASVVKDVSPSWQREADEIYAGYDIFHQSAGSEQLVYSGAQGAARFRSDPLVDKLRSVLPLSESGRLLDVGCGKGAFLRAWSRAFPGWDLEGSEIDDSTVDVVESIPQVRAMHTSGLDRIENHFELISMVHVLEHVPHPQEFLRQARERLSDPGWLFIEAPHYAEQAFDLMVADHCSHFSPATLDRLLLSSEMEPATRSQEWSGKEVSGVYRRAPARSLTSPLRPSFLETYRAVERCVSWLDATASRAQEIRSKGPFGIFGTSIAATWLASSIKRPVVFFVDEDPKRQGREHMGAPIFAPSEVPATATVFMCLPYPQAHHVDNRLLQTGRRWQTLLPSPPA; translated from the coding sequence ATGACACAACTCAAAGACACCTGGACTTGCCACCTTTGCACCGAAGGAGAAGTCGTTCTCGTACCGGGTTATGCCAAGCTGCGAAGAGTCACCTCCGATTGTCGTCCCTGGCACCGGGGCGGGGCTTTGGGTGTGTGTCGGTCTTGTGCTTCGGTCGTGAAGGACGTGAGCCCCAGCTGGCAGCGCGAAGCCGACGAGATTTATGCTGGCTACGACATCTTCCATCAATCCGCTGGAAGCGAACAACTGGTTTACAGCGGAGCGCAGGGAGCTGCACGATTTCGCTCGGATCCTCTGGTAGACAAGCTTCGATCGGTGCTTCCCCTTTCCGAAAGCGGAAGGCTTCTCGACGTAGGCTGCGGGAAGGGCGCGTTCCTTCGCGCCTGGTCACGAGCCTTCCCCGGCTGGGATCTCGAGGGAAGCGAAATTGATGATTCGACGGTCGATGTCGTGGAATCGATCCCCCAGGTTCGGGCGATGCACACGAGCGGTCTCGACCGCATCGAGAACCACTTCGAGCTGATTTCAATGGTTCATGTGCTCGAACATGTTCCGCATCCGCAAGAGTTTCTGAGACAGGCGCGGGAACGCTTGAGCGATCCGGGGTGGCTCTTTATCGAGGCGCCCCACTATGCAGAGCAGGCCTTCGACTTGATGGTGGCCGACCATTGCAGCCACTTCTCGCCCGCCACCCTCGATCGATTGCTTCTCTCTTCTGAGATGGAACCGGCTACGAGAAGCCAGGAGTGGAGCGGCAAGGAAGTTAGTGGCGTCTACCGGAGGGCGCCCGCGCGCTCGCTGACATCTCCGCTTCGCCCTTCGTTTCTAGAGACCTATCGCGCCGTCGAGCGGTGTGTTTCCTGGCTCGACGCGACAGCCTCGCGGGCCCAGGAAATTCGCAGCAAGGGGCCCTTTGGAATCTTTGGAACTTCGATTGCTGCGACATGGCTCGCCAGCTCGATCAAACGTCCAGTGGTGTTCTTCGTCGATGAAGACCCGAAACGGCAGGGGCGCGAACACATGGGCGCTCCGATTTTCGCTCCCTCCGAGGTGCCCGCCACAGCGACCGTCTTCATGTGCCTTCCCTATCCGCAGGCGCATCACGTAGACAATCGGTTGTTGCAAACAGGAAGACGCTGGCAGACATTGCTGCCCTCGCCGCCCGCGTAG
- a CDS encoding glycosyltransferase: MKRAALSVIIPLYNHRDVVLHAIDSVLQQTRPPDEVLVVDDASTDGSAEVVAEFAAKNPTVRLIRSAKNQGTPRATNQGFRAARGNYVYGLSADDIVLPGFFEAAMTALEKHPDAGLAYGDFLTVTQGLEILERTPSLPPVEAYYSPDELSHLLYGDILEARGAIFQRQALLSCGGFIPELEEMSDWFLGLAVAFRHGLHYVPGACHAKRVDFTSYALKRQACRDGLQEKIRRIIKLLGRPKNRDLLPHFARSAAFMHFGIDAAEALLKRPECWDPVHQMLLHEPLAEYMRRKRERVQAQGRTRNRPQFSRPETWQKYVVQYTPEFLRPRIDQLVSEWKDSGKRVLIYGAGEHTVALFKLTRLRDAQIVGVADRSKRLHGQCQWGFEVIAPSKIASLHPDVVLISSAAMQDEIYRELSPLCDHGIELVRLYGEPVPTDEAAGERREKEKAASPPPPKAFSLEPEWLAARVRDLVSSWNRRDRRVVLFGAGEVTSRLFQWTNIDEADLVAIAEPVEMLQGEVIWNLETVAPAAIRELSADTVLVCSNMVRSEVDRELASLERDGFEVVRLRPSLAIPCEKSERPQGRARSIDRATLSRSGDR; this comes from the coding sequence GTGAAGCGCGCCGCTCTATCCGTCATCATCCCGCTATACAATCACCGGGATGTGGTCCTCCATGCGATCGACTCCGTGCTGCAACAGACCCGTCCTCCGGACGAAGTCCTCGTCGTAGACGACGCTTCCACGGACGGTAGTGCCGAAGTGGTGGCCGAGTTTGCTGCCAAGAACCCCACCGTGCGGTTGATTCGCAGCGCCAAGAACCAGGGCACACCCCGCGCCACCAACCAGGGGTTTCGGGCGGCACGCGGAAACTATGTCTACGGACTCTCCGCCGATGACATCGTACTGCCGGGTTTCTTCGAAGCGGCCATGACGGCACTCGAAAAACATCCCGATGCGGGCCTTGCCTACGGTGATTTTCTGACCGTGACACAAGGCCTCGAAATCCTGGAACGAACGCCCTCTCTACCACCGGTCGAGGCCTACTACTCGCCCGACGAACTTTCGCATCTACTCTACGGCGACATCCTCGAAGCGCGCGGGGCCATCTTTCAGCGCCAGGCATTGCTCTCCTGCGGTGGTTTCATTCCCGAGTTGGAGGAAATGTCGGATTGGTTTCTCGGGTTGGCCGTGGCATTCCGACATGGGCTCCACTATGTCCCCGGCGCCTGCCACGCCAAACGCGTGGACTTTACGTCCTATGCGCTGAAGCGGCAGGCATGTCGGGATGGATTGCAGGAGAAGATTCGACGCATCATCAAGCTTCTCGGGCGGCCGAAGAATCGCGACCTGCTCCCGCACTTCGCCCGAAGCGCCGCGTTTATGCACTTTGGCATCGATGCCGCCGAGGCCCTCCTGAAGCGACCGGAGTGCTGGGATCCCGTGCACCAAATGTTGCTTCACGAACCACTTGCCGAGTACATGCGAAGAAAGCGAGAACGAGTGCAGGCCCAGGGCCGGACGCGAAATCGGCCTCAATTTTCTCGCCCCGAGACATGGCAGAAATACGTCGTTCAATACACGCCCGAATTTCTGCGACCCCGGATTGACCAACTCGTGAGCGAGTGGAAGGACTCCGGCAAAAGAGTGCTGATCTATGGGGCTGGCGAGCACACGGTGGCGCTCTTCAAACTGACGCGATTGCGAGATGCACAGATCGTCGGCGTGGCAGACCGCTCCAAGCGACTCCACGGACAGTGCCAGTGGGGCTTCGAAGTCATCGCCCCGTCGAAGATCGCAAGCCTTCATCCCGATGTGGTTCTGATCTCCTCGGCCGCCATGCAAGACGAAATTTACCGGGAGCTGAGTCCGCTATGCGATCATGGGATCGAACTCGTGCGTCTATACGGCGAACCTGTCCCGACTGACGAAGCTGCGGGCGAGAGGCGGGAGAAAGAGAAGGCGGCCAGCCCTCCCCCGCCCAAAGCATTCTCCCTCGAACCCGAGTGGCTTGCAGCACGGGTCCGTGATCTGGTGAGTTCATGGAACCGACGCGATCGACGGGTCGTCCTCTTTGGTGCGGGTGAAGTGACATCCCGGCTCTTCCAATGGACAAATATCGACGAAGCCGATCTCGTGGCTATCGCCGAGCCAGTCGAGATGCTGCAGGGAGAGGTGATCTGGAATCTCGAAACCGTCGCACCCGCGGCAATCCGTGAGCTTTCGGCGGACACCGTCCTCGTGTGCAGCAATATGGTCCGCAGTGAAGTCGATCGCGAACTCGCAAGCCTCGAACGAGACGGCTTCGAGGTGGTGCGGTTGCGACCGTCACTCGCAATCCCATGCGAGAAGAGCGAACGACCTCAGGGCCGTGCGCGTTCGATTGATCGAGCCACGCTTTCGCGATCTGGAGATCGGTGA
- a CDS encoding sodium:solute symporter family protein: TLASTYYGLDVLFGTSELAFNNGVVAYFGYSVLYLVLYAIAAFVLSKRLRTANFTSLPEILERNYGTGAATFGALASIFYSIPALALFALGRISEVIFGVDAMIGAAAIGSIALVYTLWGGLWAVAITDTIQFVLMCVTLAIGIPLLLHEVGGFEAAAQIIPPDHFDLLGNLPIWLLLAYVATGLSVFVEPGFYQRIFAAKDYRQARNALLIAVVIWGTYDWLVVAGGMLAHSAMLQGILPANLHPNDALLTAVTYALPVGFVGIFLAGVLATSMSTVDSYTLVAGANMAYDLYRPLVKPDITDQQLVKFTKRGVVVAWVLGFFLAFMFDRLMALWVFTATILTSTVFVPIFIGLYWKGRKTPLAGTLSCGLGLLSVIVYYITIMSLGEPNELYGTFIWTFELGSTSISLWQEYALFFSLPMSVVGFLVGNLFGREAVK; the protein is encoded by the coding sequence GCACGTTGGCGTCGACCTACTACGGTCTGGACGTGCTCTTTGGTACATCCGAACTCGCCTTCAATAATGGCGTTGTCGCATATTTTGGTTACTCGGTACTTTATTTGGTGCTGTATGCGATCGCGGCATTTGTTCTGAGCAAGCGTCTGCGAACCGCCAATTTCACTTCTTTACCCGAGATCCTCGAGCGGAACTATGGGACCGGTGCTGCCACCTTTGGTGCTCTGGCGTCGATCTTCTATTCGATTCCCGCGCTCGCGCTCTTCGCCCTCGGGCGCATCTCCGAGGTGATCTTTGGGGTCGACGCGATGATTGGCGCAGCAGCGATCGGGTCCATCGCGTTGGTCTATACCTTGTGGGGTGGCCTTTGGGCCGTGGCCATTACGGATACGATTCAGTTCGTGTTGATGTGCGTCACGCTCGCAATCGGGATCCCCCTGTTGCTGCATGAAGTCGGTGGCTTCGAGGCGGCTGCACAAATCATACCGCCCGATCACTTCGACCTGCTGGGCAACCTGCCCATTTGGTTGTTGCTGGCCTATGTGGCTACGGGGCTCAGTGTCTTCGTCGAACCTGGCTTTTATCAACGCATCTTTGCTGCCAAAGATTACCGCCAGGCGCGCAACGCACTCCTGATCGCCGTTGTCATCTGGGGAACATACGATTGGCTGGTAGTGGCCGGAGGCATGTTGGCCCACTCCGCGATGCTTCAGGGCATTCTCCCCGCCAATCTTCATCCCAACGATGCGCTGCTCACCGCAGTCACCTATGCGCTTCCTGTGGGCTTCGTCGGGATTTTTCTGGCGGGCGTTCTCGCCACATCGATGTCGACCGTCGACTCCTACACGTTGGTGGCGGGAGCCAATATGGCCTACGACCTCTACCGGCCCCTGGTCAAACCCGACATCACCGATCAGCAACTCGTGAAGTTCACCAAGCGGGGAGTTGTCGTCGCCTGGGTGCTCGGGTTTTTTCTCGCCTTCATGTTCGATCGATTGATGGCGCTCTGGGTCTTTACCGCGACAATTCTGACGTCGACCGTATTTGTTCCAATCTTCATTGGCCTCTATTGGAAGGGGCGGAAGACTCCACTCGCGGGCACCCTGAGTTGTGGTCTGGGGCTCCTCAGTGTGATTGTCTACTACATTACGATCATGAGCCTCGGTGAGCCGAACGAGTTGTACGGGACCTTTATCTGGACTTTCGAACTTGGCAGCACCTCGATCAGTCTCTGGCAGGAGTACGCACTTTTCTTCAGCCTGCCGATGAGTGTCGTTGGGTTCCTGGTCGGGAACTTGTTTGGACGGGAGGCGGTGAAATGA